In Anaerolineales bacterium, one DNA window encodes the following:
- a CDS encoding acetyl-CoA C-acetyltransferase, which yields MSTPVIIDAIRTPIGALGGVLSSVRPDDMAAHVIKTILERNQIDPALIEEVFMGCANQAGEDNRDVARMAALLAGLPVEVGGVTVNRLCASGLNAVNMAARAIKAGEGDVYIAGGVESMSRAPYSLPKAEAGFSFGNLTAYDTSLGWRYPNPAMKEMYGTDSMGETAENIAAERPHITRGKQDEFAVRSHQRAVAAIDSGRFTREIMPLSIPQKKGDPKIVDTDERPRRDTTMDSLSKLRPAFKKDGGTVTAGNSSGLNDGAAALLMMSEERAKALNLKPLARIIASASAGVPPRVMGYGPIPATRKALKRAGLKMGDIGLIEINEAFAVQALSVMEDLELDPEIVNVNGGAIAIGHPLGCSGARLMTTLVHEMNDRGNVKYGVATLCVGVGQGEATIIEYTG from the coding sequence ATGTCCACACCTGTAATCATTGATGCCATCCGAACGCCGATCGGGGCCTTGGGCGGGGTTCTCTCGTCTGTGCGCCCAGATGACATGGCGGCGCATGTCATCAAAACCATTCTCGAACGCAATCAAATTGACCCTGCGCTCATCGAGGAAGTTTTCATGGGATGTGCGAATCAGGCGGGCGAAGATAACCGCGACGTGGCGCGCATGGCTGCCCTGTTGGCGGGTCTGCCCGTGGAGGTGGGGGGCGTCACTGTGAATAGGCTGTGTGCTTCAGGCTTGAACGCTGTCAACATGGCGGCGCGGGCCATCAAGGCAGGGGAGGGAGACGTGTACATCGCAGGCGGAGTCGAATCGATGAGCCGCGCACCCTACTCACTTCCAAAGGCGGAAGCCGGTTTTTCCTTTGGTAATCTCACTGCCTATGACACATCGCTCGGCTGGCGATATCCAAATCCTGCAATGAAGGAAATGTACGGCACAGATTCGATGGGTGAGACTGCTGAGAATATTGCAGCCGAGCGTCCGCACATCACGCGCGGGAAGCAGGATGAATTCGCTGTGCGTAGTCATCAACGCGCCGTCGCCGCAATCGACTCCGGACGTTTTACGCGGGAGATCATGCCCCTTTCCATTCCGCAGAAAAAAGGCGACCCGAAGATCGTGGATACGGACGAACGTCCACGCCGCGATACGACGATGGACAGCCTTTCCAAATTGAGACCCGCCTTCAAAAAGGATGGGGGAACCGTCACCGCTGGTAATTCGTCTGGATTAAATGACGGAGCCGCCGCACTTTTGATGATGAGCGAGGAACGCGCCAAAGCCCTGAACCTCAAACCGCTGGCGAGGATCATCGCATCCGCCTCGGCGGGCGTGCCGCCGCGCGTGATGGGATATGGTCCCATTCCTGCGACGAGGAAGGCACTGAAACGAGCTGGATTGAAGATGGGTGACATCGGCTTGATCGAGATCAACGAAGCCTTTGCCGTGCAGGCATTGTCGGTGATGGAAGATTTGGAACTTGACCCTGAGATTGTCAACGTCAACGGCGGTGCCATCGCCATCGGGCATCCACTCGGCTGTTCGGGCGCGCGTTTGATGACCACGCTCGTGCATGAAATGAATGATCGTGGAAATGTCAAATATGGTGTCGCGACTCTGTGCGTGGGGGTGGGCCAGGGCGAAGCGACAATTATTGAATATACAGGTTAA
- a CDS encoding response regulator: MVTMLSRSGYQVTVASNGHEALTRISEYFPDLIISDIMMPDMDGISLLDNLRSHDSTRSIPLILVTAKATTANIIEGMQLGADDYLVKPFVMSELLARVRSKLERPPVPSDLLPRDRQTGLLTERLFQDELDREFQRSKRSGVDGCLVYLSLVEWGSLREKVGPHAEVQVAKQLASLLTVDLRSLDLVGRSGASNFCILLPETSPKAAQKHLEALSQRIVRHDFIAAGEHLRLTPAFGFSTFADGQTVKELKDHALSALEVAASHIDLYPKRYTLEMAEKSKARPAAHQITWRSRLRYLQSQLNLPWQIALTVMIGMVVPYFIYTWFDSIGCDISQAVYIIIVVSLSLTALLIWVEGFLSLKKTNPSDEPKIPYPPASAIIAAYLPNEALTVVETVEAFLRIEYPADFQIILAYNTPADLPVESTLREIARRDPRFTPLRIQNSTSKAQNVNAALAEVRGEFVGVFDADHHPMRESFTRAWRWLAQGFGVVQGHCVVRNGGISRISQTVAIEFELIYGSSHPGRMRLYQFGIFGGSNGYWRTDLLRETRMRSFMLTEDIDSSIRVIEKGARILSDPQLLSRELAPATLSALWNQRMRWAQGWHQVSIRHFWKAIRSRRFSLRQKIGFFWLLAWREFYPWISIQIFPLVAYWVVKYGGLDKLDWLIPIFVLTTLFTLSVGPGQAVFSYLVSVPEIKKHKSWFFFFTLLSPRWYIPNSKT, from the coding sequence GGAATCAGCTTGTTGGATAATTTACGCTCCCACGATTCCACCCGTTCGATTCCGCTGATTCTGGTGACGGCAAAAGCAACCACTGCGAACATTATTGAGGGGATGCAGCTTGGGGCGGATGATTATCTGGTGAAACCCTTTGTCATGTCTGAATTGCTTGCACGTGTTCGTTCGAAACTCGAACGGCCGCCTGTCCCAAGCGACCTCCTGCCCCGTGACCGTCAAACGGGTTTACTTACGGAGCGTTTGTTTCAGGATGAACTGGATCGTGAATTTCAGCGCTCAAAACGAAGCGGTGTGGATGGGTGTCTTGTTTATTTGTCGCTGGTGGAGTGGGGCAGCCTCAGGGAAAAGGTCGGACCCCATGCCGAAGTGCAGGTTGCGAAACAACTTGCCAGCCTGCTGACTGTTGATTTGCGTTCGTTGGATCTTGTTGGAAGGAGCGGCGCATCAAATTTTTGCATTCTTTTGCCTGAAACCTCCCCTAAAGCCGCACAAAAACATCTTGAAGCGCTCTCACAACGGATCGTTCGACATGACTTTATCGCGGCTGGTGAACATTTGCGTCTCACGCCTGCCTTTGGTTTCTCCACATTCGCCGATGGACAGACGGTTAAGGAATTGAAGGATCATGCCCTTTCCGCGCTTGAGGTTGCCGCATCCCATATTGATCTTTACCCCAAACGCTATACGCTTGAAATGGCGGAAAAATCAAAAGCAAGACCAGCCGCGCACCAAATCACCTGGCGGAGTCGACTTCGATATTTGCAAAGCCAATTAAATCTACCGTGGCAGATCGCCTTGACCGTCATGATCGGGATGGTCGTCCCCTATTTTATCTATACCTGGTTTGATTCCATCGGATGTGACATCAGCCAGGCCGTCTATATCATTATCGTTGTTTCCCTGTCCCTTACTGCTCTTTTGATCTGGGTCGAAGGTTTTTTATCCTTAAAAAAGACCAATCCTTCTGATGAGCCTAAAATCCCATATCCGCCCGCGAGTGCGATCATTGCGGCGTATTTGCCCAATGAAGCCTTGACGGTCGTTGAGACCGTTGAAGCATTTCTCCGCATTGAGTATCCCGCCGATTTTCAAATCATATTGGCGTATAACACGCCAGCCGATCTGCCCGTCGAATCCACATTGCGGGAGATTGCCCGTCGTGACCCGCGTTTTACTCCGTTGCGGATCCAAAATTCGACTTCAAAGGCACAGAATGTGAACGCTGCACTTGCCGAAGTGCGCGGCGAATTCGTTGGTGTTTTCGACGCGGACCATCATCCCATGCGGGAAAGTTTTACCCGCGCATGGCGCTGGCTGGCTCAGGGATTCGGTGTCGTTCAGGGTCATTGTGTCGTGCGAAATGGTGGCATCAGTCGGATCTCTCAGACCGTTGCGATTGAATTCGAACTCATTTATGGCAGCAGCCATCCCGGCCGCATGAGACTGTATCAGTTTGGAATCTTTGGCGGTTCAAATGGATACTGGCGCACCGATCTTTTGCGGGAGACGCGTATGCGCAGTTTTATGCTTACCGAAGATATCGATTCATCCATCCGGGTCATCGAAAAAGGGGCGCGAATTTTATCCGACCCGCAACTACTTTCCCGCGAGCTGGCGCCCGCCACTCTCTCCGCGCTTTGGAATCAACGCATGCGCTGGGCGCAAGGCTGGCACCAGGTTTCCATCAGGCATTTTTGGAAAGCCATTCGTTCAAGAAGATTTTCACTTCGTCAAAAAATTGGTTTTTTCTGGCTTTTGGCGTGGCGTGAATTTTACCCATGGATTTCCATTCAAATCTTCCCGCTGGTTGCCTATTGGGTCGTGAAATACGGCGGTTTGGATAAACTGGACTGGCTCATTCCCATTTTTGTGCTGACCACGCTCTTTACCTTAAGTGTTGGTCCCGGACAGGCCGTATTTTCATATCTCGTCAGTGTGCCTGAAATAAAAAAGCATAAGAGCTGGTTCTTTTTTTTTACTTTGTTGTCACCTCGCTGGTATATTCCGAATTCAAAAACCTGA
- a CDS encoding Gmad2 immunoglobulin-like domain-containing protein, whose translation MVPNHPLKLLWALTLATLACGVAFPASDPPTPAPVEATVPAPQGLTLEQIKNVQYPLLIPEDGRVVEMLDGKFQRGADATDMDFAYIALTQFVAFGDLTGDGLEDAAVIFLENYGGTGNFGVLAVYANVAGEPVFLHSTLIDDRPMINSIAVENDEVFIDAVVHGFEDGGCCPTLPTTRRYALVKNKLRLVNFTTDAPNGTRRIIEITSPANGTEATGSLAVIGSVSIAPFENNLSWFIYDENGNQYAAGPVMVAAPDFGAPGTFDETIPLAGIPAGTIIYLEIQDQSAADGSLLALDVVKLSVK comes from the coding sequence GTGGTACCCAATCATCCCTTAAAACTTTTATGGGCCTTGACCCTTGCAACGCTTGCATGTGGAGTCGCTTTCCCCGCTTCGGACCCGCCGACGCCTGCCCCCGTTGAAGCGACGGTTCCTGCGCCGCAGGGACTCACCCTTGAGCAGATCAAGAACGTGCAATATCCCCTGCTTATCCCCGAGGATGGACGCGTGGTGGAAATGCTGGACGGAAAATTTCAACGCGGTGCCGATGCGACCGACATGGATTTTGCCTACATTGCACTGACGCAATTCGTTGCCTTCGGTGATCTCACTGGCGACGGCCTTGAGGATGCCGCCGTGATCTTTTTGGAAAACTATGGCGGCACGGGCAACTTTGGCGTGCTTGCGGTTTATGCCAATGTGGCCGGTGAACCCGTATTTTTACACTCCACTTTGATCGATGACCGTCCAATGATCAACAGCATTGCCGTGGAAAATGACGAAGTGTTCATTGATGCCGTTGTGCATGGCTTTGAAGACGGTGGCTGCTGTCCCACGCTCCCGACCACGCGCCGCTATGCGCTGGTGAAGAATAAACTGCGGCTGGTCAATTTCACGACCGATGCCCCCAACGGTACGCGCCGTATCATTGAAATCACATCCCCCGCAAATGGCACAGAAGCGACAGGCAGTCTGGCGGTGATCGGCTCGGTCAGCATTGCACCGTTCGAGAATAACCTATCCTGGTTTATCTATGATGAAAATGGCAATCAATACGCGGCTGGGCCTGTCATGGTCGCCGCGCCGGATTTCGGTGCGCCCGGTACATTTGACGAAACCATTCCGCTTGCAGGGATTCCCGCCGGTACGATCATTTATCTTGAAATCCAGGATCAAAGCGCCGCGGATGGTTCGCTGCTCGCGCTGGATGTTGTAAAATTATCCGTCAAATAG